A region from the Palaemon carinicauda isolate YSFRI2023 chromosome 9, ASM3689809v2, whole genome shotgun sequence genome encodes:
- the LOC137646450 gene encoding uncharacterized protein: protein MKDAQKKALLLHTAGRGVPEVFKTLQPTDDTSEAAIKALTTNFALQVNKYLERYQFAAQVCQKENESLDAFVTRLMNLGVSCEFLELENVIIDQVIAHCTSQELRKKLLQDKDLTLEKVLIIGKALETSNRQSNIIDSSTSNRMENTKISTIGYKWKNNENQRRNMPKPSHRKVPNTNGHKYQNQAYTQKQQEKPKCYRCGKTDHLAYKAQKFPATGQTCQNCRKMGPFATVCRFPKQYVKKINATVDTIGQENNAENVHDNQDNSETDFSFRTNSVNKNAKKHIMVEVIINGKPILMQVDTAADVSIMSEKTL, encoded by the coding sequence ATGAAGGATGCAcagaagaaggcattattacttcatacagccggTAGAGGAGTTccggaagtgtttaagacattgcagcctacagatgacacaagtgaagctgcaattaaggctcttaccacaaaTTTTGCTCTTCAGGTCAATAAATATCTTGAAAGGTATCAATTTGCAGCACAGGTatgtcagaaagaaaatgaaagtttagatgcatttgtgactagactaatgAATTTAggtgtttcatgtgaatttctagagttagaaaatgttatcatagatcaagttattgcacattgcacatcacaagagctaagaaagaaattattgcaagataaagatttaacattagaaaaggtactGATAATAGGCAAAGCTTTAGAAACATcgaataggcaaagtaacataatagatagttctacaagcaatagaatggaaaatactaaaattagtacaataggttacaagtggaaaaacaatgagaatcagagaaggaatatgccaaagcctagtcatagaaaagtgccaaaCACTAATggtcataaatatcagaatcaggcctatacacaaaaacaacaggaaaaacccaagtgttataggtgtggtaaaactgatcatcttgcatacaaagCACAGAAAttccctgctactggacaaacatgccagaattgtagaaaaatGGGTCCTTTTGCaactgtttgtagattccctaaacagtacgtaaagaaaataaatgctacagttgatactattggtcaagagaataatgcggaaaatgttcatgataatcaggataactCCGAAACTGATTTTTCGTTTCGCACAAATTCTGTcaacaaaaatgcaaagaaacatatcatggtagaagtaatcataaatggtaaaccaattttgatgcaagttgacacagcagccgatgtatcaattatgtctgagaaaacactTTAA